Within Spinacia oleracea cultivar Varoflay chromosome 4, BTI_SOV_V1, whole genome shotgun sequence, the genomic segment TCTCCCTTCTGTTTTGCGTTTCTACTTAACATCCATTTGCTGCTACAGTGCTACTGTATACTTTCTGTTGGGACTTTGTCTGCTAACGTCATCAAAAGAAAGGATTCGAAGGAATCAATGGAAGAAACTGCATCGCCCGATGAAGTGTTAGTTTTATAAAGTTCTGAGTCTTCAggtcctttttttttaaataaaaaaaataaaaattctagGCCTTGTTTGGTTTGGTGTGTAACATTATATGTGACCATGGGAACCCTTAGCTCCTTGGCCGAAGAGAAAACATACATTTCCTGGTTGAGTAAGTTTATGGGGATTATATGATCCATGTATAACTGAGTCCTTACCTTTTCGTTTTTCTCCGGTTGTGGTAAATTGCTTGTATGTCTGGCTGTAAGAGTGTAAGGTGTTCTTGCCGTACATTGGTTGAGATGTTGTCTTTTGCTTATACTTCTATGggagttatttcataaaacaAGCTACTAAATTCATTCCATGGAAACAATTTTAACTTCAATAGTAATATAGAACTATTACTCGAGGATGGTGGAGGGTTAGACTTCTCGAATCAAACAAGATCACTTGCGTAAAACTTTATATTTATTACCACATAAATATTGTCATTAAACTTTAATATCTTTATGTATACCTATTTTATTCTGCTAAAACAAGAAGCAGAGAAAGCAGGATTTTGAGTCCTCTCTGCTATCTGCTGATAAATATCAAATACAAAGtattaatattttctttatattaAAATCAAATGAAGTATTGATTcattaggaaaaaaaaaatgccaAATTTCCTAAGCAGCTTCTGTTACATTGTAGAtgcatgtttttttttcaaaaagctaCCGTCACTTGAAATAAGATAATTGGATCATATTGATAAAAGCTAAAAAAAACTGGTACATtgtaaccccccccccccccctccccaaaaaaaaacaaaaggctAAGAAGGAAGCTATGATACCCCCTAAATATCAATAACAAGCCTCTCTCCGCCCCTGAGTTTCAAGCAAAAGGTTGTCATCAATTTATAATTCCTTGCCTGCCTTTTTCTTCATCTTCTGACTTTGAGCATTCCGGCTTCATTGTTACTTTTGCATTCCTCCATATTGATGTTTGTAGATTCTATCTTTACACATAAAAAACTCGATGAAAATCTAATCCCAGAAAAAAGTAAACTAACCTTATGCTGGTTGCAGCAAATGAGCGCCAGAGATGCTGCTGTAAAAAGAGGAGCTGCTTTTTATCACAGCCTCCCTATCCTCTTCCTTTACCAGCCAGGGTTTGTATCTTGCGGGATGTGCTTTTCTTAGGGGTGATGTAGGAATGGGGACGGGGGAGTGAATTTTATATCCGTCTGGTTTCAGATTCAAGGGTAAAAATGCTCAGCAAATTTTAGAATGGAATGAACTCCATTCCGTTCCCTGTTGTCCAACTAATCACATCTAAAGTACATTTTCCCTTTTGATGTTAACGAAACactcttgtttacttggcaattGAAGCATTATGTCTTCCTTTTTGTCTAATTTTTACCGAGAGACCGGCCATCAACTTGATGGAAGATGGAAAATTATTTGACAATTTTGTTATTACTGCATACTTTTATGCTTGTCGTCATGCTTGACCTTGTTAGTAGGCACTTGCTGATTATTCTGAGTTTTTGCTTCTTAGGAAAAAGAGGATGAAAGTAAACATTCTACAATGGCATGCTGTAGCTTCTTGGACCTGGGATGCTCAGGATGAAACATGCGGAATATGTAGGATGGCCTTTGATGGTTGCTGTCCAGATTGCAAACTACCTGGTGATGACTGCCCATTAAGTAtgtgatttttttcttttttctttgtgAAGGGGAAAACAAAAAGAGATTTGACCTCTTTCGGTACATCAGTGATTTGCTATTCTCCCTGTTATATAGATACGTCGATCGGGTATGGGTACATAACAAAGATACAGAACTGTGATAGACTGATAGTGTTGTAGACTTGTTAAGGAATACTgagaatttattattttctggACTTAGCCACTTAGGAGGTGATTTTCTTTCGACTCTGAGCATTTAATGCAAGTAGGAAACCTATTGTTCAACAGAGATATAAGAGTCATTATTGGACAAATCTATAACCTTAAGATtgtaaacaataaatttaagtTATTAACTAAACCAAGTTAATTTTCCAGTGTTTTATTGAaatgaaaattaaaagaaaatcaCATATTTAAGATAAAGATAAGCAAAGTAAAGAACATGGAATTAAAAGACTGATTTAACCCCAATACTAATgttcttcaaaaaaaaagttggcCTTAGAATCTAGCTAATTCATACTTGCATGTAACATCCCCAACCCAGTCTTCCTTTTGACCATAGGTGAATCCGGATCGGAGTCTCCCTCCTCTTTGCACCATCTTAATTTCTTCTCTGTAAATGTGTAAATGTCTCACCCCTGCAATTGGGAAGGATTCGAACCCTTGATCTAAGGGTCCACACTTACTAAAACAACAATAACCACTGAGGCAAGGAGCATTTAGtgatatatttatatatttaatactACTTATctctttgttaattttttttacaaaaatgtTTGGGGGGTGGCAGCCCCTACTTCCCCCCTCCCTCCACCACTGCATGCCAgaatcttcttttttttttgcttcttcaCCCTATTCTTGTAGTGGCATAAATTGTAATCCTATCTCTCATAAGACTCATCCCTTGTCATCGAGGAGGGCTCTCTAGCTTTGGTTCAAAATCAGCAACAACCACAATTTCAATGACGTTTGTATAGGGGAATTTGGCTCTGGGAGGGGGCTTGAAACATCAACAATCTCTAAAATATTTTGGTGTTTACCTTTGATGTTTTCTTCTTGAAAAGTACAAGGAGAAAAATGTAAAGAGAGAAAAGTGGTTTTTGTAAAGCAGAGATGTCATACATTTTCTGAGGAATCTGAATAGTTTTTATGAGGGGTATTTATGGCCAACAAAGTGtctgtttttttctttctattttttgttG encodes:
- the LOC110777911 gene encoding anaphase-promoting complex subunit 11; its protein translation is MKVNILQWHAVASWTWDAQDETCGICRMAFDGCCPDCKLPGDDCPLIWGQCNHAFHLHCILKWVNSQTSQAHCPMCRREWHFKD